In the genome of Arachis stenosperma cultivar V10309 chromosome 6, arast.V10309.gnm1.PFL2, whole genome shotgun sequence, the window TAAGGAGATCAGTGTCatattttacaaaatataaaaaaatcataggTAGTATAACCTAAATTTCAGGAAAAATTAGTATATACCGCTACAAATAAGGTTTTTTTCATAATACTAATACCATAGAAGAAATTAGTGTAATTTACCCTTCATAAAACCTCTGCATCTTTTGAAGTCAATATCAAAATTATACTACTTTGACTACATTACCTAATAATTAGTCTTTTCTGGTCTAAAGATAATTAGCATTATATATCCTCATTTTACATACAAAAgttacaagaagttgaagacaATTTTCAATGAATACATAAAGCATTATTTGTCTTTATGGTAACTATTACCAATTACAAGCGGGCAACATATGAGTTTGCTTGGGTCACATATCTAACCCATCTATATGGATTATGTGCCTTTGATTTCTTTGCTATTTGCAAATACTTCACCTACACCAACAAATGGCTTCTTAGAACTACTTATCACTAGAAAGTACAAAATAACCCAAAATATATGATACGTTAAGTATTAGTCTCTACTTCAAAATATCTGTCAATTTCGACAAAGAGAAAGTTTAAAAAATCAATGTATTGTTCAGATacattgattttatattttaccACTTTATCCAAATTGAGTAATTGACAATTACTTTGAAAcaaaatgaataataaaaagggaatTTACTCTGAATGTCTAATCATCAAATCATAGAAGACTATACAAAACAGTTTGAATTTAATTTCATATGGACAGCTACCATTTAATTTCATGATCAGTAGTACTGGTGAGTTATGAAAATCATCTGAAAAATCAGGCAAAATGTTCAACCAAcaccttttctttttttctttaaaataagtaaaatTTTCAAACTTGTATTTATATTTGAAAGTAAATATAGAGAAAATATAGCTTCAAAGGATCATCTCCACATTTTACCTGAAGCCTTGAAGCATGATACATTGGTATATCAAAGGTCATGCTAACAGGCCCTGCCTCCTTCATGATATTGCCTGCATTTCCAACATAAAGATGTTTATTCATTAAGATCTAATAGGAATATATTTTTGACATTTTTGCCCAAACAGAACATCTTACCAAGTAACTCCTGTGAAAAAGTTAGTTTTGCTCGTAAAGTATGTTCCGCTCCGCCAACAACCTACAAGAGGATAAACCAGCCATTACTTTAACCTGTTTCTAGATTAATAATGGGAAAGCAATAGATCAATAGTACCTTTTTTATGCTCCACTCTAGTCTCTTATTTGCTTCCTTGAAGTCAGTTGTGTTCCCAACTGATTCATGATCCAACTCAAAATTAACTCTAAAAAATCCCCAATCAGGGGACAACATATGTTAAAAATGGAAGTAATTAAGATATTCAACAGTTTGATTATATTGTATCGCAATCCCATACATCATGCATGTTAGAGGACATGTATTAATTAATTGCTTTTGTCGACTCGGCTTGTGATGATACTCTTACAATATGTCTAGGTCATATTCTACATTATAAACAAGACAAGATGACTAATGAGGTCAAGTTAGTCATTCCTTCTTTCAACTTAATTGAATTACTTAACAGATCTATCAAATTTTGAAACCTCTCAATCATTCATTTTGATTGTAACTTGAATTATGATGTATCAGGAAGAAAACTAATATACCGATTGGTAAATTTTGGCACTGGCATCTGTACAAGAACTGTGTTAGCATTGATACTTGGGTTGAAGTCAGCACAAACTTTAATTATCACTTCGGCCTATGAAAATACAATAGATAGATGGTCATAATTTGCTAGAAACATATGAAGAACTTGAAAAATCAACTGGAGAGCACAATCACTTTCAGGGGTCCTGTTTCTTCAAGCAATGCATTAATACGAAATGGAGGCTTAAACGGTTGAGTCATTCGATAATTCATGACTGGGAATTCCCCGTCTGGTGGAACCTAGCAAAGAGAATGGCACAGTCCTTAATCAAGAACTAAAACATGATATGCTTTTGTATTTAATATGTAGATATGAGGTAACAAACGGTGCGGTTACCAATGACAAGGTTCGGTCAGTATCAAAACTATCAAGGTGTACAGACTCATGGAAGTTACAATCGTCTAGAATCACTGCAGTGGAACTTGCATAATCTGTTAACGGTGGCAAAACTAGATCAGACAAAAATGAGAAGCCGTTGCGAAAACCAGCAAGCATGTAAAAAATTGAACTTTAACAACTTTATGAAATTATCCAACTATCAGTTCCTCAAGTAAAACCAAGCCATATTTTTTCCTTGTAATCTTTGTCACCTTGGTCCACACCCTATCATTAGGAatcttattaattattagtgcAAAGAGGACGAGGTTACATACCACTCTATCTAGCCAGTGTTGGTAAACCATATCATTAATAATACTAGACAATCTAGAATCTTCTCAATATCTCAaagaatacaaaaaaataatgaagtAAGGAAAGAATGACACAAAGACATGCTACAATCTACAAGGCACTCGGTAGTCTCAATCTATGCCAGGAAACAACTATATAAATAACTTTCTAAGCATTTCAAGGGGCGTAAAGTATGCAATAGGTTGACCTACCACTTCTTCCTATACTCAGGTCCTCATTGAGAGCAAGCCGAATCTCTGGGTTACCCGTAAGGTAACTCTTCATTTGAATGGTGCCGTCTATCTCACTAGTGAGTATATATCCCTGTTTCAAGCAAGAAACTCATAAAAAAGCTTAACATTTGGCAGAAGTATAAGACATCATAGCACATAAAATGAATGAACCATGTCTAAGAAGAACAAGTTACTCTCAAGTCACTTACGCTAGAGTTGAATGTGACACTTATTTTTTCGATTACGTCAACAAAAATCTCCTCCCTCTTTCTACCACCAGGTTCATTAGCAACAACAGACTTTGTAATAACTGTGCCTGGCATTCGTTTGTTCCCTTTCTGCAGACATAGGTGAACTCCACGAAGTTAATAAAACTATGAAAGACAACAATATCACTGATTCACTGATACTACAGACAATCACCACAAAAATGGATGCAGCACCAAGGGGAGGCATCACTGCAGAATCAATCATAATTGGCTCGTTGAAAATATAAGATTTCAAAAGCTCCGTGGAAGTTGTTTGTGCATAACCAAAATCCTGGGATAAAAAGATAGACATTAGTATGTCTAGACATAAAATAGAAAATGCAGCAATCAGAAAGGACATGATAAAATGACCAAGCTTTAAAATTATATTGAAAGAAATAGAATTGAATTTGAGCACCAGATACTTCTAAAACcatcgaaaataattaatataagaATCAGCACATGAAACTTATTTTACATGctagatatttaaataatagAACCAAAGAAAGCCTAAATGAGTCAAGTTAACCAACAGTCTTATAGCCCGAAATCACACAAGAATACTAGCAAACACTTACAATGACTTCATCCAGCAATTCATAGACAAGCACGAAATTCTTCCGCAACGAATCTTCATTAAGAACGCCAAGGTAATCCTTGATGAGACGAGCGATCCGCTGCAAGAGCTCCAAGACAAGAGAGGGGGATACATTGACCCTGTTTGTAGCAACAAACAACAGCCCGGCAACCTTCACATGGAAGTAGTTCACTCCATCCACATTCTATTAAAAATCaacgaaaacaaataaacaaacaacAAAGAATCCCAAACAGATCATCATAATAAATTGAGTGGATTGAATACGAAAATATCATGAATCATCCCTCTTAGTGCTAAAGGCAAGTAAAAGGTCATTTTCAGTACCAAGTGTTTAAATTCAAGGGTAAATTACATCGACCTCCAGAGAAATTAGGCAAGATTACATCACACACTACACAGGCACCTTTCAATTTGTAAAAGAATACATTAATCTCGGATGAAGTCTAGATGATGCCTATGTAATGTAATATTACTTAACATCACCAGAGATTAGTGTGTATTTTAGAAAATAGGAACACATTCATTACATGTTAGAGATATAACAATTCACGTCTCTCCTCGTATCAACTTAAGTTTTTGACATAAGTGATTTCATGTCATGGTATCAGTACTTCTATAATAAAAAAGTCTATGCAAAATACACTAATATAGacatatttttttgttctctctCCAAATTGTAGAAAAGGAAACAGCCTGATAGAAAGTCAACCAAGAGTTGATAGAGTCTCAGCATTAGCATAATTCACAAATCAGAAATCTCTTAGAATATATGAacaattaactaaaaaaatgtATAATTATAGTGAAAATAACAAGAATACCCACAAAGACAGGTGGAGCATCTTCTTCACCATCGTCGTTCCAGAACTTGACTTTGCGGAAAAATGTCTCAGCGCTCGCTTTGTGAACATCACGGCGATCTGAAATTGCACGCAAAAGCAAATATAATTAGAACTAAGTAAGTCGATTTCAGcaaatagaaatagaaaaaatggTTGATGTGAGTTAGTTACAGTCACGGAAGACGATGTTATCGCCTCGTTGAGAAAGCACGAACAACTGAGATATCATCCTTTTGCTTCCGATCTATcactctcttctcttctcttctcttctcttctttacTTCAATCTCACCATTGATGCAATGATGCTGCTGctacttcttcttctactaCCTGACAAGTGAAAAGAGCACACTCTCTCGGTGTCTTTGTTGTTTTGCCACGTTTTCGGAGTCACTCGCCTCTCACGTGACAAATGTTCTTCAACTTCACGTTTATAATTTAAGCTGTTAAATATGGGTTAATacttaataattaaatttgtccCTCAATAATTACTCATTCTTTAAATTACTCCTAAAACGATGTTTTTAGTCATATTAGTCCTTTAAAAATAAAACGTAAGTCAAATTAGTCTTTCTATTAGTTAGATAATAACATATCACGTTAAGTGCAACGTGGCATGATGACGTGTTACATTAAGTACCATGTGTCACCAGATGATTAGTTGACTTGTCAGCTCAGTGGCACCTAATAAGTTACGTATTACTtgacatataaaaaaattatttataatcaaaatagtccCTAAAAGTCCAAACGTAAGTCATTttcatttattaaaattttaaaaattaatcaaattagtctttatataatttttttttaataatattaaatttaaaatattttttgatagtactaattttaatattatttttagatcttaataaacaaaattttttttacataaaataattaaattattataaaattattttgtcatttgtattttaaagttttacatttttaaattgtaagtttttttataataaaatttttttatttaaataagtttattaa includes:
- the LOC130932472 gene encoding AP-4 complex subunit mu-like; the protein is MISQLFVLSQRGDNIVFRDYRRDVHKASAETFFRKVKFWNDDGEEDAPPVFNVDGVNYFHVKVAGLLFVATNRVNVSPSLVLELLQRIARLIKDYLGVLNEDSLRKNFVLVYELLDEVIDFGYAQTTSTELLKSYIFNEPIMIDSAVMPPLGAASIFVKGNKRMPGTVITKSVVANEPGGRKREEIFVDVIEKISVTFNSSGYILTSEIDGTIQMKSYLTGNPEIRLALNEDLSIGRSDYASSTAVILDDCNFHESVHLDSFDTDRTLSLVPPDGEFPVMNYRMTQPFKPPFRINALLEETGPLKAEVIIKVCADFNPSINANTVLVQMPVPKFTNRVNFELDHESVGNTTDFKEANKRLEWSIKKVVGGAEHTLRAKLTFSQELLGNIMKEAGPVSMTFDIPMYHASRLQVKYLQIAKKSKAHNPYRWVRYVTQANSYVARL